One genomic segment of Sphingobacteriales bacterium includes these proteins:
- a CDS encoding amidinotransferase → MLATPQTTDTVFMLRPAHFGLNHQTIATNVFQPQTKNNILSPITTQKIAQQALVEFDNFVSELKNVGINVLVINDSDNPVCPDAVFPNNWISFHKQGRAILYPLLAPNRRAERCPDFITQIGSKLSNITYKTIDFSYLEGEEIFLEGTGSLVLDHTHKIALANISERTTLKAVHLWCEQMQYTSLCFNALTKDNQPIYHTNVITCIGNNFIVFCLEVIKNPDEKAAIVQYIGQTNRRLIEISEEQMFKFAGNMLQLHNKFAENVLVCSKAAWQSLNANQQQQLKTLNKHLVLPNLETIEHYGGGSARCMLAEVFY, encoded by the coding sequence ATGCTCGCTACTCCTCAAACAACCGATACGGTTTTTATGCTTAGACCGGCTCATTTTGGTTTAAATCATCAAACAATTGCTACTAATGTTTTTCAGCCGCAAACCAAAAACAATATTTTATCGCCAATAACTACTCAAAAAATTGCACAGCAAGCCTTAGTTGAGTTTGATAATTTTGTTTCGGAACTTAAAAATGTAGGCATAAATGTATTAGTCATCAATGACTCAGATAACCCTGTTTGCCCCGATGCTGTTTTTCCGAACAATTGGATTTCCTTTCACAAACAAGGCCGGGCTATATTATACCCTCTGCTTGCGCCCAACAGACGCGCCGAACGATGCCCTGATTTTATAACCCAAATAGGCAGCAAACTAAGCAATATTACCTACAAAACCATTGATTTTTCGTATTTAGAGGGCGAAGAAATTTTTTTAGAAGGCACGGGTAGTTTGGTGCTCGACCATACACACAAAATTGCACTGGCAAATATTTCGGAACGAACAACGCTAAAAGCAGTACATTTGTGGTGCGAGCAAATGCAATACACATCTTTGTGTTTTAATGCTTTAACAAAAGACAACCAACCAATTTATCATACGAACGTAATAACATGTATAGGTAATAATTTTATTGTTTTTTGTTTAGAGGTGATCAAAAATCCGGATGAAAAAGCGGCTATTGTGCAATATATCGGGCAAACAAATCGCCGGTTAATTGAAATATCAGAAGAACAAATGTTTAAATTTGCCGGAAATATGCTCCAACTACACAACAAATTTGCCGAAAATGTGCTGGTTTGTTCAAAAGCAGCCTGGCAAAGTTTAAATGCCAACCAACAACAACAACTTAAAACACTTAATAAACACCTTGTTTTGCCCAATTTAGAAACGATTGAACACTACGGCGGCGGTAGTGCGCGTTGTATGTTGGCCGAAGTTTTCTATTAA
- a CDS encoding efflux RND transporter periplasmic adaptor subunit translates to MKHLTVLSFFILLLSACSTKAPSDKTQQLADLQAEQTKLNQQITTLQNELGVKAGDTSNKQSHRETPVALSEIKPTSFSHFLEIQGKVDALDNIGVSTKMPGIITAVFVVKGQQVKKGTLLATLDDAVFQQSVQELQNSLDFARTIYDKQKGLWDKQIGTEVQYLQAKNQVESLEKKLATLNQQSELYKVYSPLAGTVDEVNIKPGEGIAVGMPAFRVVSLSNLRVLVDIAESYYKDIKTGDAVEVIFPDLNKSVNASVKAKSNIINNLNRTFQAEIRLPANTDARPNMIANVKLKNYMAGNALVVPVNVIQNSEEGDYVFVADKDTNGNSVAHKRIVTTGKIYGSGAEILSGLKTGEKIITNGYQDLVNGQTIKF, encoded by the coding sequence ATGAAACATTTAACCGTTTTATCTTTCTTCATATTACTACTGTCAGCTTGCAGCACAAAGGCACCAAGTGACAAAACGCAGCAATTAGCAGATTTACAAGCCGAGCAAACTAAGTTAAATCAACAAATTACCACCCTTCAAAACGAATTAGGCGTAAAAGCCGGCGATACTTCCAACAAACAAAGCCATAGAGAAACCCCTGTTGCCCTATCGGAAATTAAACCTACCTCTTTTTCGCATTTTTTAGAAATACAAGGTAAAGTTGATGCCCTTGATAATATAGGCGTTAGCACTAAAATGCCCGGAATTATTACCGCAGTATTTGTAGTAAAAGGCCAACAAGTAAAAAAAGGCACCCTATTAGCCACTTTAGATGATGCCGTTTTTCAGCAAAGTGTTCAAGAACTGCAAAACAGCCTCGATTTTGCCCGCACCATTTACGACAAACAAAAAGGGCTGTGGGATAAACAAATTGGCACTGAAGTGCAATACCTGCAAGCAAAAAACCAAGTTGAAAGCCTTGAAAAAAAATTGGCAACATTAAATCAACAAAGCGAGTTGTACAAAGTTTATTCGCCCTTAGCAGGTACAGTTGATGAGGTAAATATAAAACCCGGCGAAGGTATTGCAGTAGGTATGCCCGCTTTTAGGGTAGTAAGCCTTAGCAATTTGCGCGTATTGGTTGATATTGCCGAGTCCTATTACAAAGATATTAAAACAGGAGACGCCGTTGAAGTCATTTTTCCGGATTTAAATAAAAGCGTTAACGCCAGTGTAAAAGCAAAAAGCAATATAATAAACAACCTAAACCGCACTTTCCAAGCCGAAATACGCCTGCCCGCAAATACAGACGCTAGACCTAATATGATTGCCAACGTAAAACTAAAAAATTATATGGCGGGCAATGCCTTGGTTGTGCCAGTAAACGTAATTCAAAACAGCGAAGAAGGTGATTATGTATTTGTTGCCGATAAAGACACAAATGGCAACTCGGTTGCCCATAAACGTATTGTTACCACCGGCAAAATTTATGGCAGTGGTGCTGAAATTTTATCCGGATTAAAAACTGGCGAAAAAATTATTACCAACGGCTACCAAGATTTAGTAAATGGGCAGACAATTAAATTTTAA
- a CDS encoding TolC family protein: protein MNRFLIFILLFLPLQFIAVQAQNTVSSDTVKLSLAEAHAFAVKNNLNNQISWMRVDAARGQVREVKSIGLPQVKASANYNFNAILPSSLVPADAFGFPPILPLANGDTLFIAQTPSEEKPEFMKLKFGTKNNIGFGLEATQLFFDGAYTLGLEAANLFIDQAKLSAEQNEYELKATITDAYFGALLLQENIDLLNKNVQVLSRVLNETSEFVKAGFAEQIEVDRLTLSKANLQTQVLQLERSYQIALDALRFTIGMDATQPLYLTEKLSNYLANAEQQIAVDFNALYAESLSKRKEMPLLQIQNTFRDLDIKQIKAKYLPSVVGFASGNLSYQGDNLNLFKSERWLPSSVLGLQASVPIFDGFQKKAQIQQRVILQKQAFKQEELFKRGVWLQIKQAQTKYLSAYESLNSQRDNIKLAEKIYNVTLEKYKAGIGSSLEIINAEAKLYETQGLYIKALYDLVAAKAALDKAVGR, encoded by the coding sequence ATGAATCGTTTTTTAATATTCATTTTACTGTTTTTACCCTTACAATTTATTGCCGTACAAGCACAGAATACTGTCTCTTCAGACACTGTAAAACTAAGCTTAGCCGAGGCACATGCTTTTGCCGTCAAAAACAATTTAAACAACCAAATTTCGTGGATGCGCGTAGATGCCGCACGTGGCCAAGTGCGCGAAGTTAAATCTATAGGTTTGCCGCAGGTAAAAGCCTCGGCAAATTACAATTTCAATGCAATTTTACCCTCCTCGTTAGTGCCGGCAGACGCATTTGGGTTTCCGCCAATTTTGCCCTTAGCAAACGGCGACACGCTTTTTATAGCGCAAACCCCTTCAGAAGAAAAACCCGAATTTATGAAATTAAAATTTGGCACAAAAAACAATATTGGCTTTGGCCTCGAAGCAACACAATTGTTTTTTGACGGTGCCTATACATTGGGCTTAGAAGCAGCAAATTTGTTTATTGACCAGGCAAAATTAAGCGCCGAACAGAACGAATACGAACTAAAAGCTACTATAACTGATGCTTATTTTGGCGCTTTACTTTTACAAGAAAATATTGATTTGCTGAATAAAAATGTGCAAGTTTTAAGCCGTGTTTTAAACGAAACAAGCGAGTTTGTAAAAGCCGGATTTGCCGAACAAATTGAAGTTGACCGCTTAACCCTATCAAAAGCAAACCTGCAAACACAGGTCTTACAATTAGAACGCAGCTATCAAATTGCCCTCGATGCGCTAAGATTTACAATTGGTATGGATGCAACTCAACCGCTGTACCTAACCGAAAAACTAAGTAACTATTTAGCCAATGCAGAGCAACAAATAGCTGTTGATTTTAATGCCCTTTATGCCGAATCCTTAAGCAAACGCAAAGAAATGCCGCTACTGCAAATACAAAACACCTTTCGCGATTTAGACATCAAGCAGATAAAAGCCAAATATCTGCCCTCAGTTGTTGGTTTTGCATCCGGAAATTTATCATACCAAGGCGACAATCTAAATCTATTTAAATCAGAGCGATGGTTACCCTCAAGCGTTTTAGGCCTCCAAGCATCAGTTCCAATTTTTGATGGTTTTCAAAAAAAAGCACAGATTCAACAAAGAGTTATTTTGCAAAAACAAGCTTTCAAACAAGAAGAATTGTTTAAACGAGGCGTTTGGCTTCAAATAAAACAAGCACAAACAAAATACCTAAGTGCCTACGAAAGCCTAAACAGCCAACGCGACAATATAAAACTAGCCGAAAAAATTTATAACGTAACGCTCGAAAAATATAAGGCCGGCATAGGCTCAAGCCTCGAAATTATTAATGCCGAAGCAAAACTGTACGAAACGCAGGGCCTCTACATAAAAGCACTTTACGACTTAGTAGCAGCAAAAGCAGCTTTAGATAAAGCAGTAGGACGGTAA
- a CDS encoding integration host factor subunit beta, with product MRKADLIQIIAERTGVPRVDVLVTVEQFLKEIKDNLSKGENVYIRGFGSFVTKKRAKKVGRNIKEGVSVDIPEQTMPVFKPAQQFINVVQGVVSNTTDTDSDDD from the coding sequence ATGCGTAAAGCCGACCTAATACAAATTATTGCCGAGCGCACAGGCGTGCCCAGAGTTGACGTTTTGGTTACTGTAGAGCAATTTTTAAAAGAAATTAAAGATAACCTTTCGAAAGGCGAAAATGTCTATATCCGAGGTTTTGGAAGTTTTGTTACAAAAAAACGGGCTAAAAAAGTTGGACGAAATATTAAAGAAGGCGTGTCTGTTGACATCCCCGAACAAACCATGCCTGTTTTTAAACCGGCACAACAGTTTATAAATGTTGTTCAAGGGGTAGTTTCAAACACCACCGATACCGATAGCGACGACGATTAG
- a CDS encoding nucleotidyltransferase domain-containing protein encodes MQPITLSPLHQAIIKALLYADIFNHPLTANEIAEFSSHPQTNIQQVEAALPHLLAKGLIFACKNFYGLKAYPDIEKMVADRLIGNQRAEKILPLAFRISKFIGSFPFVRGVLLSGSLSKNRLAADGDIDYFIIAQPNRLWLTRTLLVGFKKLFLFNSHKYFCVNYFIDTNHLQIEEQNLFSATELITLLPTYGQLLYPKFWQANNWVKQYYPNSAPRPYTHLPIGKGNWLKNGMEWVLNKTIASRIDKWCMQKTIKHWVKNYSAQIEADDFKIAFKSTTYTSKHHPNQFQKKVLEKLNEKIANYEVVHQLSLNSTI; translated from the coding sequence ATGCAACCTATAACGCTTTCGCCCCTTCATCAGGCAATTATTAAAGCCCTGTTGTACGCCGATATTTTTAATCATCCTTTAACCGCTAACGAAATAGCAGAATTTAGCAGCCACCCTCAAACGAATATACAACAGGTAGAAGCTGCTTTACCACACTTACTGGCAAAAGGGCTTATTTTTGCTTGTAAGAACTTTTATGGATTAAAAGCATATCCGGATATTGAAAAAATGGTCGCCGACCGCTTAATTGGCAACCAACGTGCCGAAAAAATACTACCGCTGGCTTTCCGGATTTCTAAATTTATTGGCAGTTTTCCTTTTGTACGGGGCGTTTTGCTTTCGGGCTCCTTGTCGAAAAATAGATTGGCAGCCGATGGCGATATTGATTATTTTATTATTGCCCAACCTAACCGGCTTTGGCTTACCCGAACCTTGTTGGTAGGATTTAAAAAATTGTTTTTGTTCAACTCGCATAAATACTTTTGTGTAAATTATTTTATTGATACCAACCATTTACAAATTGAAGAGCAAAACTTATTCTCGGCAACCGAGCTTATTACCTTGCTGCCAACCTATGGACAGCTACTTTACCCCAAATTTTGGCAGGCCAACAATTGGGTAAAACAATACTACCCAAATTCCGCACCACGCCCTTACACGCATTTGCCAATCGGTAAAGGCAATTGGCTTAAAAATGGAATGGAATGGGTGTTAAATAAAACTATTGCCAGCCGCATAGATAAATGGTGTATGCAAAAAACAATAAAACATTGGGTAAAGAACTATAGCGCGCAAATTGAGGCCGATGATTTTAAAATTGCTTTTAAATCAACCACCTACACATCAAAACACCACCCAAATCAATTTCAAAAAAAGGTGCTGGAAAAATTGAACGAAAAAATAGCCAATTATGAAGTTGTGCATCAACTTAGCCTAAACAGCACTATTTAA
- a CDS encoding CPBP family intramembrane metalloprotease gives MKKFSLKNYSPNNALIIMGWATLIGFSLLGLGLIYWVQAESLSRVFLSGKPLYLQILVGVGLGLLFGLIASLGAKKGVFEKTNKMVQNTFKHPKINHFHYAWVAFCAGVGEEICFRAGVQPLIGLLPTAIIFIALHGYLFLYKEKGFVLAVFFMLLLSVLLGLVFIYFGIFAAIILHAVYDYIVIWYVAKKM, from the coding sequence ATGAAAAAATTTAGCCTTAAAAATTATAGCCCCAACAATGCCCTTATTATAATGGGATGGGCAACTTTAATAGGTTTTTCCTTGCTCGGATTGGGTTTAATTTATTGGGTTCAGGCCGAATCATTAAGCCGGGTTTTTTTATCCGGAAAGCCACTTTACCTGCAAATTCTTGTTGGTGTTGGTTTGGGTTTGCTTTTTGGTTTAATTGCCAGCTTGGGTGCCAAAAAAGGTGTTTTTGAAAAAACCAATAAAATGGTACAAAATACATTTAAGCATCCCAAAATTAACCATTTTCATTATGCTTGGGTGGCATTTTGCGCCGGCGTAGGCGAAGAAATTTGCTTCAGGGCGGGTGTTCAACCATTAATAGGTTTGTTGCCTACCGCAATTATATTTATTGCTTTGCATGGCTATTTATTTTTATACAAAGAAAAAGGCTTTGTGCTTGCAGTTTTTTTTATGCTTTTGTTAAGTGTATTATTGGGTTTGGTATTTATTTATTTTGGTATTTTTGCCGCTATAATATTACATGCCGTTTACGATTATATTGTTATTTGGTATGTGGCAAAAAAAATGTAA
- a CDS encoding TlpA family protein disulfide reductase, with amino-acid sequence MLLIVFFSQCTGSKKTAASAGRALSINAVLKDFIFTDSGGVVFRPAKIAQFSNAYHHFYVGIVNRVGGEAFFVLPNIADTMIYNPHVCSAISSTYPNIFKVDEQYYELKKHSNKQINIELLKLQNNNIYPEATAQCFTKLPQNIQFTLLDNSIIDASAISKSKKYTYVDVWGTWCIGCLQEIPYLAQLHQNYSHKVQILSLSYNDEREKLEEFIKRKRMIWTQGLSSVELNNQLLTASFPYGLLLSPTGKVVLFDTNAKSVLDYFDKN; translated from the coding sequence TTGCTTCTAATAGTTTTTTTTAGCCAGTGCACAGGAAGTAAAAAAACGGCTGCTTCGGCAGGGCGAGCGTTAAGCATAAATGCTGTGCTGAAAGATTTTATTTTTACCGATTCGGGAGGCGTGGTGTTCAGACCTGCTAAAATTGCACAATTTAGTAATGCTTACCATCATTTTTATGTTGGCATAGTTAATAGGGTAGGGGGCGAGGCCTTTTTTGTGCTGCCAAACATAGCCGATACAATGATATACAACCCCCATGTTTGCTCGGCCATAAGCAGTACTTACCCCAATATTTTTAAGGTAGATGAACAATACTACGAACTAAAAAAACACTCGAACAAGCAAATAAATATTGAGTTGCTAAAACTGCAAAATAACAATATTTATCCGGAGGCTACCGCCCAATGTTTCACGAAATTGCCTCAAAATATACAGTTTACCCTCTTAGATAACTCAATTATAGATGCCTCGGCTATTTCAAAATCAAAAAAATACACCTATGTTGATGTTTGGGGTACCTGGTGCATAGGCTGTTTACAAGAGATTCCTTATTTAGCGCAACTGCACCAAAATTATAGCCATAAAGTACAAATTCTAAGCCTTTCGTACAACGACGAACGCGAAAAATTAGAAGAGTTTATAAAACGCAAACGAATGATTTGGACACAAGGATTAAGCAGCGTCGAACTTAACAACCAACTGCTTACCGCTTCTTTTCCGTATGGTTTGTTGCTTTCGCCAACTGGCAAGGTGGTATTATTCGATACAAATGCCAAAAGCGTTTTAGACTATTTTGATAAAAACTAA
- a CDS encoding TetR/AcrR family transcriptional regulator, with amino-acid sequence MDTALDKLLTVSQLLFLRFGIRNVTMDDIAREMGISKKTIYQFVENKADLICKGVTKHIQNDHSSCIALIEHQNQNAIAQMLYIANHVYRQLTTINFNLVFELRKFYPEIWQLLEKHRTEFVPKIISDNISKGISEGLYRQDIQADIITQLYLANSTVLITNTEFIKQNHQLTTLYTQMLKYHLFGIASTEGVKYLNKNFDQLFNNTKICFA; translated from the coding sequence ATGGATACCGCCTTAGACAAACTACTTACCGTCTCGCAATTGCTGTTTTTGCGTTTTGGTATCCGCAATGTTACCATGGACGATATTGCCCGTGAAATGGGCATATCAAAAAAAACGATTTATCAATTTGTTGAAAACAAAGCCGATTTAATTTGCAAAGGTGTTACCAAACACATACAAAACGACCATAGCAGCTGTATTGCTTTAATTGAACACCAAAATCAAAACGCCATTGCCCAAATGTTGTACATTGCCAATCATGTTTACAGACAATTAACTACCATAAATTTTAACTTAGTATTTGAGCTTCGAAAATTTTACCCCGAAATTTGGCAACTTTTAGAAAAACACAGAACAGAATTTGTGCCCAAAATTATTTCGGATAATATAAGCAAAGGCATCTCTGAAGGATTATACCGCCAAGACATTCAGGCTGACATTATTACCCAACTCTATTTAGCCAATAGCACGGTATTAATTACAAACACTGAATTTATCAAACAAAACCATCAGCTAACTACCCTTTATACCCAAATGCTAAAATATCATTTATTTGGTATTGCCAGCACAGAAGGAGTAAAATATTTAAACAAAAACTTCGACCAATTATTTAACAATACTAAAATATGCTTTGCATAA